Proteins found in one Miscanthus floridulus cultivar M001 chromosome 4, ASM1932011v1, whole genome shotgun sequence genomic segment:
- the LOC136551355 gene encoding zinc finger protein JAGGED-like yields the protein MERGFNKSGSPEAEGSRRAPAGAYYECSFCKRGFTNAQALGGHMNIHRKDRGGGGKTAPPQQDDAGGGSRTYGGGDVHLGLSLGRKEDVDLELRLGSYPDN from the coding sequence ATGGAACGTGGGTTCAACAAGAGCGGCTCACCTGAGGCGGAAGGCTCGAGGCGGGCGCCCGCGGGGGCCTACTACGAGTGCTCCTTCTGCAAGAGGGGGTTCACCAACGCGCAGGCGCTGGGCGGCCACATGAACATCCACCGCAAGGAccgcggaggcggcggcaagACCGCTCCGCCGCAGCAGGACGACGCTGGCGGTGGCTCGCGGACCTACGGCGGCGGGGACGTGCACCTGGGCCTGTCCCTGGGGAGGAAGGAGGATGTGGATTTGGAGCTCAGGCTTGGCAGCTATCCTGATAACTAG